Proteins found in one Muntiacus reevesi chromosome 2, mMunRee1.1, whole genome shotgun sequence genomic segment:
- the HSDL1 gene encoding inactive hydroxysteroid dehydrogenase-like protein 1: MAAVDSFYLLYREIARSCNCYMEALALVGAWYTARKSITVVCDFYSLIRLHFIPRLVSRADLIKQYGRWAVVSGATDGIGRAYAEELASRGLNIVLISRNQEKLQMVAKDIADTYKVETDIIVADFSSGREIYGVIREALQDRDIGILVNNVGVFYPYPQYFTQVSEDTLWDIVNVNIAAASLMVHIVLPGMVERKKGAIVTISSGSCCKPTPQLAAFSASKAYLDHFSRALQYEYASKGIFVQSLIPFYVATNVAAPGSFLHKCPWLVPSPKVYAHHAVSTLGISKRTTGYWSHSIQFLFAQYMPEWLWVWGANILNRSLRKEALSCKA, encoded by the exons ATGGCTGCCGTCGACAGCTTCTACCTCTTGTACAGGGAAATCGCAAGGTCTTGCAACTGCTACATGGAAGCCCTCGCCTTGGTTGGAGCCTGGTACACGGCCAGAAAAAGCATCACCGTCGTCTGTGACTTCTACAGCCTCATCAGGCTGCATTTCATCCCGCGCCTGGTGAGCAGAGCGGACCTGATCAAGCAGTATGGAAGATGGGCGGTCGTGAGTG GTGCCACGGATGGGATTGGAAGGGCCTATGCAGAGGAGCTGGCCAGCCGTGGGCTCAACATCGTCCTGATCAGCCGGAACCAAGAGAAGCTGCAGATGGTCGCTAAAGACATAGCTGACACCTACAAAGTGGAGACTGACATCATAGTCGCGGACTTCAGCAGCGGCCGCGAGATTTACGGCGTGATCCGGGAAGCCTTGCAGGACAGAGACATTGGCATCCTGGTGAATAACGTGGGTGTGTTCTACCCCTATCCGCAGTACTTCACACAGGTCTCTGAGGACACGCTCTGGGACATCGTCAACGTGAACATCGCCGCAGCCAGCCTCATGGTCCACATCGTGTTGCCAGGGATGGTGGAGAGGAAGAAGGGCGCCATCGTCACCATCTCCTCCGGCTCCTGCTGCAAACCCACCCCCCAGCTGGCGGCATTCTCAGCATCTAAG GCATATTTAGACCACTTCAGCAGAGCATTGCAGTATGAATATGCTTCCAAGGGAATCTTTGTACAGAGTTTGATCCCATTCTACGTGGCTACCAATGTGGCCGCCCCTGGCAGCTTTCTGCACAAATGCCCGTGGTTGGTGCCTTCCCCAAAAGTGTACGCACATCATGCTGTTTCTACCCTCGGCATTTCAAAAAGGACCACAGGATACTGGTCCCATTCCATCCAG tttcttttcgcACAGTATATGCCTGAATGGCTCTGGGTGTGGGGAGCAAATATTCTCAACCGTTCTTTGCGTAAGGAGGCCTTATCCTGCAAAGCTTGA